The following proteins are co-located in the Aulosira sp. FACHB-615 genome:
- a CDS encoding cytochrome b/b6 domain-containing protein: MSATIPQKTRKKLKQAIGAKIFHSVNIISVFLLLTSGLRIYNANPVFGGRSGLHIPPIFTLGGWLAGGRNWHFAAMWLFSLNLLWYGLYILITRRWRHRFVGTNDLKALQKSQNPQRLIYAWHRIVYTSIIPVLLLALFTGIGMYKPAQFPGIVDMFGNWQALRIVHFASVPMVIVFIIIHSTLGRQAGGEQLPESMFWKI, encoded by the coding sequence ATGAGTGCAACTATTCCCCAAAAAACACGAAAAAAACTCAAACAAGCGATAGGTGCTAAAATTTTTCATTCTGTTAATATCATAAGCGTCTTCCTTTTACTCACCAGTGGATTACGAATTTATAACGCAAATCCTGTGTTTGGTGGACGTTCTGGTTTACACATTCCGCCCATATTTACTTTAGGAGGTTGGTTGGCAGGAGGTAGAAACTGGCATTTTGCTGCTATGTGGTTATTTTCTTTAAATCTATTATGGTATGGACTTTATATTTTAATTACTCGACGTTGGCGACACCGATTTGTGGGTACTAATGACCTGAAAGCATTACAAAAAAGCCAAAATCCTCAACGCCTAATTTATGCTTGGCATCGAATTGTTTATACATCTATTATTCCTGTTCTGTTATTGGCATTATTCACAGGTATAGGTATGTATAAACCTGCTCAATTTCCTGGAATTGTAGATATGTTTGGCAACTGGCAAGCACTAAGAATTGTGCATTTTGCTTCAGTGCCAATGGTAATTGTATTTATAATAATTCATTCGACATTAGGGCGACAAGCTGGCGGTGAGCAACTACCAGAATCAATGTTTTGGAAGATATAG
- a CDS encoding DEAD/DEAH box helicase, producing MFSLRDYQQDLVSKTFAAWNSGIRKVLLQLSTGGGKTIIFAAIASKMTAQSEGVLVVAHREELILQAAEKLAAVTKLQPGIIKAGYKPNDSLIQVASIQTLSRRETYPKAQLVIIDEAHHSSANSYRKLLDAYPEALILGLTATPRREDGYGLRDVFDHLISSISTKELIALGHLTDYKLIAGFKYSRHKVPLKRDFTRKELEEVASDYKPTEVLKQWQNFCSGQKTVIFAVNVKHSQDITQAFCANGITCEHLDGETSNIERKQILDRFRSGQTQVISNCAILTEGFDCPDSSAAVIARPTSSVTLWLQMIGRVLRPAPGKDYATILDMTDNWFRLGRPCDNRKWSLEPVSCDPDTQGSRCCPYCHHVFKPMPDLIRTKDCFSYEKAEFVIQYEVDCPNCGKSFKWVLEEHSVAENPKIPMIISDFDIQFKEVPPEVRLFFFTPIIEAKKRKFKNLEKQLAFYNFTIRDWFLNCQELNENELIYAIELLGCSEEIFESSIESLVYRVRYAKEWTDITKIMSERPESIKKLIWSRFSNYEKNKFKNMKADYENEINEIQEWLTEENLALVADYLSDCQDINMISSLCEIYHKLVIKAAIDRVPPDKRNQISQWVAQLKRRTEFRNLYFH from the coding sequence ATGTTTAGCCTGCGCGATTACCAACAAGATTTAGTTTCCAAAACTTTTGCTGCTTGGAATAGTGGAATTAGAAAGGTACTACTGCAACTAAGCACGGGTGGTGGCAAGACAATTATCTTTGCCGCCATAGCATCTAAGATGACTGCCCAAAGTGAAGGTGTTTTGGTAGTTGCTCATAGAGAAGAGTTAATTCTCCAGGCGGCCGAGAAACTAGCGGCAGTGACAAAATTACAACCAGGAATTATTAAAGCTGGATACAAGCCGAATGATTCATTAATTCAGGTAGCGAGTATTCAAACTCTTTCACGACGAGAAACTTACCCAAAGGCGCAGCTTGTCATTATTGATGAAGCTCATCATTCTAGTGCGAATAGTTACCGCAAATTATTAGATGCTTACCCAGAAGCATTGATTTTAGGGTTAACTGCCACACCCAGACGTGAAGATGGCTATGGATTGCGAGATGTTTTTGACCACCTGATCAGCTCGATTTCTACTAAGGAATTAATTGCTTTAGGCCACTTAACAGATTACAAATTAATTGCTGGCTTTAAATATTCTCGACACAAAGTTCCGCTAAAACGCGACTTTACGCGTAAAGAATTAGAGGAAGTTGCTTCTGACTACAAGCCAACTGAGGTATTGAAGCAGTGGCAGAATTTTTGTAGTGGTCAAAAGACAGTAATTTTTGCTGTCAACGTCAAGCACTCTCAAGATATTACACAAGCTTTTTGTGCGAATGGAATCACTTGTGAGCATCTTGATGGCGAAACGAGCAACATTGAACGTAAACAAATTTTAGATAGATTCCGTAGTGGTCAAACACAGGTTATCAGTAATTGTGCAATTTTAACTGAGGGATTTGATTGTCCTGATTCCAGTGCCGCCGTCATTGCTCGACCGACTAGCAGCGTTACCTTGTGGTTGCAGATGATTGGTAGAGTATTACGTCCTGCGCCAGGAAAAGATTATGCAACTATTTTAGACATGACTGATAATTGGTTTCGGCTTGGCCGTCCATGTGACAACAGAAAATGGAGCCTTGAGCCAGTTTCTTGCGACCCAGATACTCAAGGAAGCAGGTGTTGTCCTTACTGCCACCATGTCTTCAAACCAATGCCTGATCTAATTCGCACCAAAGATTGCTTTAGTTATGAAAAAGCTGAATTTGTCATTCAATATGAAGTTGATTGTCCCAATTGTGGTAAATCTTTTAAGTGGGTATTAGAAGAACATTCTGTGGCAGAAAATCCTAAAATACCAATGATTATTTCTGATTTTGATATTCAGTTTAAAGAAGTACCGCCCGAAGTTCGTTTATTTTTCTTCACACCAATTATTGAAGCTAAAAAGCGTAAATTTAAAAATCTAGAAAAACAATTAGCTTTTTATAATTTTACGATTAGAGATTGGTTTTTAAATTGCCAAGAACTAAATGAAAATGAGCTAATTTATGCTATTGAATTACTAGGTTGTTCAGAAGAAATATTTGAATCCAGTATTGAATCTTTAGTTTACCGTGTTCGCTATGCCAAAGAATGGACAGACATCACTAAAATTATGTCTGAGCGTCCTGAAAGTATAAAAAAACTTATTTGGAGTAGATTTTCTAATTACGAAAAAAATAAGTTTAAAAATATGAAGGCAGATTATGAAAATGAAATTAATGAAATTCAGGAATGGCTAACCGAAGAAAATCTAGCATTAGTCGCAGATTATTTGTCAGATTGCCAAGACATAAACATGATTTCTTCTTTGTGTGAAATTTATCACAAATTAGTTATTAAAGCAGCCATTGACCGTGTGCCTCCAGATAAACGTAACCAAATCAGTCAATGGGTTGCACAATTAAAGAGGCGAACAGAATTTAGAAATTTGTATTTCCATTAA
- a CDS encoding transposase, with translation MRQLNQIILAMLAMSGRVTMRGIARWTGEHGSYRTMGRFFSTVIPWATLFWLFFRKHLWRDQDVYLLAGDEVVVSKSGNQTYGVDRFFSSLASKPINGLSFFVLSLVSVSGRQSFPIKIEQVIKSDTQINNTELIKKVKTQKKRGRGRPKGSKNKNKTEVILTSELLLIQKMINSLFELVANFIPLTYLVVDGHFGNNNALQMARQVNLHIISKLRHDSALYIPYENPDSNKRSRRKYGDKLDYRNLPDKYLCKSAIEDEIQTDIYQATLLHKEFAQSLNVVILIKTNLKANTRSHVILFSSDLDLTAEKIIDYYKLRFQIEFNFRDAKQFWGLEDFMNLSQTAVTNAANLAFFMVNLSHHLLADFRKHNPGSSIIDLKAYYRGFRYVREMLKILPQKPEPILLAQIFAKLTSLGRIHPVSTGIEPS, from the coding sequence ATGCGGCAATTAAACCAAATCATCCTGGCAATGTTAGCGATGAGTGGTCGAGTCACGATGAGGGGAATTGCCCGTTGGACAGGGGAACACGGTAGCTATCGGACAATGGGGAGATTTTTTTCAACAGTCATACCTTGGGCAACATTGTTTTGGCTGTTTTTTCGTAAACATTTGTGGCGAGATCAGGATGTGTACTTGCTGGCAGGAGATGAAGTTGTAGTCAGTAAGTCGGGTAACCAGACTTACGGGGTGGATAGATTTTTTTCTAGCCTAGCAAGTAAACCAATAAATGGTTTATCTTTCTTTGTGCTGTCATTAGTAAGTGTGTCAGGAAGACAGTCATTTCCAATTAAAATAGAACAGGTTATCAAAAGCGATACTCAGATAAATAATACGGAACTAATCAAAAAAGTCAAAACCCAAAAAAAGCGTGGAAGAGGACGACCAAAAGGCAGTAAAAACAAGAACAAAACCGAAGTGATATTGACATCTGAATTATTGCTAATTCAAAAGATGATTAATTCACTATTCGAGCTAGTAGCTAACTTTATACCCTTGACGTACTTGGTAGTAGATGGTCATTTTGGGAACAACAATGCTTTGCAGATGGCACGACAAGTTAACTTGCATATAATTTCCAAGCTGCGCCATGATTCAGCATTATACATCCCTTATGAAAATCCTGACTCGAATAAACGTTCTCGTCGTAAATACGGTGACAAGCTAGATTATCGTAATCTACCTGACAAATATTTATGTAAAAGTGCTATTGAGGATGAGATTCAAACTGATATTTATCAAGCTACTCTTCTTCACAAAGAATTTGCTCAGTCTCTCAATGTAGTTATTTTAATTAAAACTAATCTTAAAGCTAATACACGTAGCCATGTAATTTTATTTTCCAGCGACTTAGATTTGACGGCTGAGAAAATTATTGACTATTACAAACTTCGTTTCCAAATCGAGTTTAATTTTCGGGATGCCAAGCAATTCTGGGGCTTGGAAGATTTTATGAATCTGAGCCAAACTGCTGTGACTAATGCTGCTAATCTTGCATTCTTTATGGTCAATTTATCCCATCATCTTCTCGCTGATTTCCGTAAACATAATCCTGGTTCTAGCATTATTGACCTGAAAGCTTATTACCGTGGTTTTCGATATGTCCGTGAAATGCTAAAAATACTTCCTCAAAAGCCTGAGCCTATTTTATTAGCGCAAATTTTTGCCAAGCTTACTTCTCTGGGACGTATTCATCCCGTTTCCACAGGCATTGAACCCTCGTAA